The SAR202 cluster bacterium genomic interval CCCCCCCCCCCCCCCCATTACCCTCCCTATCCCCCTATTGCTCCATCTGGTATAGTTATACCAACCCAGGCTCCAGCCCAGCTTCAAATCGTCCCTTGGGATTGGAGCCTAATATTCTTGGAAGGGGGGTGAACTAGATGGCCTATGTATCCCTGAACGATGGCGAATCGCCAGAGAGCCTTATAAGCAGGTTCCGGTCGGCAGTCCAGCGCTCCGGCATCCTGCGCGAACTCAAAAA includes:
- the rpsU gene encoding 30S ribosomal protein S21, with product MAYVSLNDGESPESLISRFRSAVQRSGILRELKNRRYHKTKSQKAREAAQRAARRARRRRVMR